Within Coturnix japonica isolate 7356 chromosome 13, Coturnix japonica 2.1, whole genome shotgun sequence, the genomic segment TGCCCGAACAAAAGCCGCTTGTGTGGCAGGCGGCAGCTCGGCGGGGAGAGCGGAGGGAGCTGCGGTGTCACCGCACATGGCAGCCGGGCGTGCTGATGTGGCACGGCGGTAGGTAGGGGTAGGGCAGCACCTCGTTGTGGGATGAGCAGGCGCTTCCTCCTGCGCTGGGAGCCCCGGGCGTGACGTGGCAGCTCGAGGTGAGCCCGGCCGCCCCGCAGCACCTTCCTGcggctgctgtgctgccctgccccGCTGGAGGTGATGCTTCCCCCGGAGCAGGACGCCCAGGTACCCTGGGGCCggttttctctctttgctttcccttgCTTTTCTCCCAGCTCTCTGCCCTGCCTGTCCCGAAGATGCTTTGGGAGGGTTGGGCCTCCCACGGGGTTCGGTCTGGGGTTGGCTCTGGGAATGGGGGAAGAGGGAGTGGTTGGAGTCTCCCCCTCTAGGAGTCTCCATCAGCCGTGGGAGTGGGGAGAGGAGACCCCCCCACTGAAGGTGCGAGATGTAGGGCAGTGCCTTCCCACTGTTCTCTGCTGCCTGAATGCTCACTGTCCCTGCAACACAGATGTGAGCACCCAAATTTACTCTGTCCTGTGAGACTGGGGGAGGGAACACGCAAAGACAGCCCTGTACCTCAGCAGCCCACTGGGACTGTGCTTCTGCCAGCAGAAAGATCTCGCTTGGTCATGCTGGGCAGCCAAGTGTAGGTTTTGCTCATGTTTGGTCTGGTTAAAGCCCCTGGGTGCCActgctcacagtgctggggTGTGTTACAGTGCCTTTCTGCAGGGCACGTGGTTGGAATGAGCTCTTATCCTGGCCATATCCAGTCTGGAGCTGCATGTTGCTCTGTGGGGTTTGCTCAATGCCCACAGTCCTTATCTCAGGCTGAATCTTTTCCCTGCACCCCCAAACAAAGGGCATCCAATGCCTTATTCCAAGATTCCGTGCTTGGGGAGCTGCATGTGCAGCTACAGGCAGGAGCTGTGGAGCTGAGGGCAGGAGGTGAGGACATCAGACAACCCCTGTCTGACAGTAACACCTTTCCACCCTCTGTCCTAGGTCACCTTGCTCAGCCATGAACacctcagcacccagcagcccGCTGAGGCACCCTGAGCCCCAGGATGCAGCTGCTTTCACTCCCATCTCCGTGGTCAGGAGCATGACAAAGAAGTCTGATGCCCTGCCTGTCATCTCAGCCATCGTCGTCATCTTTGTCCTCCTGGCCATCTTCATCATTGTCGTGGTGCACTACGGACCACAGCTCCGCACCATCCAGATCACCCTTTACCAGGAGCCCATGCCGCAGGACCTGGATGATGGGGTGCACCTCATGGACTGGAGGAAGCTGGGCTCCCAAAAGAAGCCTGCTCAGCCTGGGCAGTGGGAGCCGGGTGGCAGCCTGAGCTGTCAGTGCTCCTGCAGGCACCATCTCCCCTGTGGGAGCATCGAGCCCAATGTCATCGAGATCACGTACCTGTAACAAGGTTTGGGCAGGACCCAAGGGAGAAACAGTGACTGGGCTGTTGGCTCAGCCCAAGACTGGCTGGTTCCTGCACTTTGGGGTCATATCAGTCTTCAGATGGGCTCAACTGCAGTGACCCATCATCAGCCCTGACACCCAGACCTCTGTCAGCAGGCAGTGTGCAGTGCAGCCAGGCAATGACATTGGTGTTTGATTGCCccaaggcagagctgggagtgGGTCATCCTGCGTGGGTCAGCGTCAGA encodes:
- the SMIM33 gene encoding small integral membrane protein 33; the encoded protein is MNTSAPSSPLRHPEPQDAAAFTPISVVRSMTKKSDALPVISAIVVIFVLLAIFIIVVVHYGPQLRTIQITLYQEPMPQDLDDGVHLMDWRKLGSQKKPAQPGQWEPGGSLSCQCSCRHHLPCGSIEPNVIEITYL